AATCTGTTGCTTACGAGCATCATTAATTGCGGGAATTAAAAATTGAATGTCTGGATATTTCTTATGCAGGATATTGGCTGTTTCAAGCAACATAGGCAAAAGTCGCTCTACCTCACCTTTTCGACTACCTGGTAACAAAGCAATATGTTTTTGATTTTCATTAAGACCCAATTGCTGTTTGGCAATTTGAATTGGATTTTGAAGGGGTAATTGTTTAGCTAATGGATGTCCTACAAATGCTGCTGGAACTTCATATCGTTCATAAAAAACTTTTTCAAAAGGAAATAAGCACAGCACTAAGTCTATACTTTGTTTAATGCCATGAACACGTCCTTGACGCCATGCCCAAACGGATGGACTTACATATTGAACTGTTTTTATAGGGAGATTTTTTTCTTTAATACTTTTAGAAAGTCGAAGGTTAAAATCTGGTGCATCAATACCGATAAAAATATCAACTGGATGTTGAGTCCATTGATTAATTAGGCCATCTCGTACAGCAAATAGTTTTTTTAGATCTTTTAATACTTCAACAATCCCCATCACAGAAAGAGTTTCCATCGGGTAATAACTGCTAAAGCCTTCAGCAATCATTTGAGGTCCACCAATTCCCTCAAATTCGGCATCGATTCCCTGTTCACGAAAACTGCGCATGAGTTTTACGCCAAGCGTATCTCCAGAAACTTCTCCAACCACAATGCCTATTTTAAGTTTTCGGTTTACCAAGGCAATTTACCTAAAAATTTGAAATAATGCATTCTAGCATAGTGGCTTATCAATCTTGAACTTGCTATATGCATACTCACTACAACAGACCACTACCTACCCTAATCTAAAATTACATTCATTCACTATTTTTTAATCTAAATTAACAATGTTATTTGAATTGTAGCTTACATTTACAAACAATAGAATAAATGAGAATTATTTGCATTATATTTACCATTATGAATATCCCACCTCGACCATTTAAGCTCTCTGTTATCGCCTGCGCGATTTGCTATGCAAATCTCACTTATGCTCAAGACACAGATGTACAATCTTTGCAGACTATTCAAGTTAAAGCGACAAACGCCGAGCAGAATTCTGAACAGACCAAAGCATATACTGTTAAAAACTCAAGTAGCGCAACCAAGCTTAATATAGAAGCGAAAGAAACGCCCCAA
This window of the Acinetobacter sp. XH1741 genome carries:
- the lpxB gene encoding lipid-A-disaccharide synthase, giving the protein MVNRKLKIGIVVGEVSGDTLGVKLMRSFREQGIDAEFEGIGGPQMIAEGFSSYYPMETLSVMGIVEVLKDLKKLFAVRDGLINQWTQHPVDIFIGIDAPDFNLRLSKSIKEKNLPIKTVQYVSPSVWAWRQGRVHGIKQSIDLVLCLFPFEKVFYERYEVPAAFVGHPLAKQLPLQNPIQIAKQQLGLNENQKHIALLPGSRKGEVERLLPMLLETANILHKKYPDIQFLIPAINDARKQQIEQGIEQLAPNLKTVIHILENTESESKVGRMVMNASDIIALASGTATLEAMLMHRPMVTFYKLHWLTYFIAKLLVKIPYYSLPNIIAGKKVIEELIQTDATPENLAAEIEKLMNVETAQIQVMQHLTMHKQLISGNTEDPVQAILQCLNS